Proteins encoded by one window of Deltaproteobacteria bacterium:
- a CDS encoding energy-coupling factor transporter transmembrane protein EcfT translates to MALSLHLDQPSWLHRRHPIAKVLVLALLFVAAFLLDHPAPLGLLLALALAVAASARALPVLYRMRWLLIPVFVFTTIIWTVFYPATAGAPVDRWVAFRYGLGMALRLETFLATGFVFLATTTIEEFAFALSRLGVPYRAGFVLTLAFRLVPVFLDAALAVRDAQRCRGLDFTTGNVAARLARYVPVIVPVFIGGLRRADQMAFALEVRGFSAGRPRTSLPRPGADAGDLLLLGVGLAITAAVVALRVAGIGRLVAQ, encoded by the coding sequence ATGGCGCTCTCGCTCCACCTGGACCAGCCGAGCTGGCTCCATCGCCGGCATCCGATCGCGAAGGTGCTGGTGCTCGCGCTGCTGTTCGTCGCCGCGTTCCTTCTCGATCACCCGGCGCCGCTCGGCCTGCTCCTCGCGCTCGCGCTCGCCGTCGCCGCGAGCGCGCGGGCGCTGCCGGTGCTGTATCGGATGCGCTGGCTGCTGATTCCGGTGTTCGTCTTCACGACGATCATCTGGACGGTCTTCTACCCGGCAACGGCTGGCGCCCCCGTCGATCGCTGGGTGGCGTTCCGCTACGGCCTCGGTATGGCGCTCCGACTCGAGACCTTCCTCGCGACCGGCTTCGTCTTCCTCGCCACCACCACGATCGAGGAGTTCGCCTTCGCGCTCTCGCGCCTCGGCGTCCCGTACCGCGCCGGCTTCGTGCTGACGCTCGCGTTTCGCCTGGTGCCGGTGTTCCTCGACGCCGCGCTCGCCGTGCGCGACGCGCAGCGCTGCCGCGGCCTCGATTTCACGACCGGCAACGTCGCGGCGCGCCTCGCGCGCTACGTGCCGGTGATCGTGCCGGTGTTCATCGGCGGCTTGCGGCGCGCCGACCAGATGGCGTTCGCGCTCGAGGTGCGCGGGTTCAGCGCCGGCCGGCCGCGGACGTCGCTGCCGCGCCCGGGCGCCGACGCGGGCGATCTCCTCCTGCTCGGCGTCGGCCTCGCGATCACCGCGGCGGTCGTCGCGCTGCGGGTCGCCGGCATCGGTCGGCTGGTGGCGCAATGA
- a CDS encoding sulfate adenylyltransferase, which translates to MASLVPAHGGLAEPLDLTVPPAEETAFKAELAKLPTVPVSDADLSAVYRFGDGTLSPLTGPMDGATYVQVLEQAFIERAGKRYAWTIPLAFPVTEALAKTLKKGQVVALANAAGTPVARLEISDVFAWDKMKYIKSVYGTERTDHPGADMVLKGDADKTHLVGGTIRVLPQPKDAEFGKYVLSPREVRALVAAKGWKRVVAFQTRNPLHRAHEYALVYGLETLVREGHDAGAVLNPLIGETKGDDVNARVRMRTYEALIANRSLGEGDSDQALWGPRKEAVPDRVILLGLDIKMFYGGPKEAVMHGIYRQNFGFTDIVIGRKHADAPYYDGTAIWGDFDAQEIFGKLGGDLRIRPLKVGFAAYYESAGRVDLMDLHPNEKPVFISGKDVRKTLTEGKEVDPRIMRPSTSRILAEAMKGMS; encoded by the coding sequence ATGGCCAGTCTCGTCCCTGCTCACGGCGGTCTCGCCGAGCCCCTCGATCTGACCGTTCCGCCCGCGGAGGAAACCGCGTTCAAGGCGGAGCTCGCGAAGCTCCCGACGGTGCCGGTGTCCGACGCGGACCTCTCGGCCGTCTACCGCTTCGGCGACGGAACGCTCTCGCCGCTCACCGGACCGATGGATGGCGCCACCTACGTGCAGGTGCTCGAGCAGGCGTTCATCGAGCGCGCCGGGAAGCGCTACGCCTGGACGATCCCCCTCGCGTTCCCGGTGACCGAGGCGTTGGCGAAGACGCTGAAGAAGGGGCAGGTCGTGGCGCTTGCGAACGCCGCCGGGACGCCGGTCGCGCGCCTCGAGATCAGCGACGTCTTCGCCTGGGACAAGATGAAGTACATCAAGAGCGTCTACGGCACCGAGCGCACCGATCACCCGGGCGCCGACATGGTGCTGAAGGGCGACGCCGACAAGACGCATCTCGTCGGCGGAACGATCCGCGTGCTGCCGCAGCCGAAGGACGCCGAGTTCGGGAAGTACGTGCTCTCGCCGCGCGAGGTGCGCGCGCTCGTCGCCGCCAAGGGCTGGAAGCGCGTCGTCGCGTTCCAGACCCGCAACCCGCTGCACCGCGCCCACGAGTACGCGCTCGTCTACGGGCTCGAGACGCTCGTCCGCGAGGGCCACGATGCGGGCGCCGTGCTGAATCCGTTGATCGGCGAGACCAAGGGCGACGACGTGAACGCGCGCGTCCGCATGCGCACCTACGAGGCGCTCATCGCGAACCGGTCGCTCGGCGAGGGCGATAGCGACCAGGCGCTGTGGGGGCCGCGCAAGGAAGCCGTGCCCGATCGCGTCATCCTCCTCGGCCTCGACATCAAGATGTTCTACGGCGGGCCGAAGGAAGCCGTCATGCACGGCATCTACCGCCAGAACTTCGGCTTCACCGACATCGTCATCGGCCGCAAGCACGCCGACGCTCCGTACTACGACGGCACCGCGATCTGGGGCGACTTCGACGCGCAGGAGATCTTCGGCAAGCTCGGCGGCGATCTCCGGATCAGGCCGCTCAAGGTGGGCTTCGCGGCGTACTACGAGTCGGCCGGCCGGGTCGATCTCATGGATCTCCACCCGAACGAGAAGCCCGTCTTCATCTCCGGCAAGGACGTGCGGAAGACCCTCACCGAAGGGAAGGAAGTCGACCCGCGCATCATGCGGCCGTCGACGTCGCGCATCCTGGCCGAGGCGATGAAGGGCATGAGCTGA
- a CDS encoding QueT transporter family protein encodes MWRNTRMVVLTAMCASFYAAVLIPFMVVPIIPGVTHFRPANALPVVCSFLFGPAAAWGAAIGNLIGDFFAGLGPGDLFGFVGNFLYALAPYRLWRACTTGDPVPKTPGAWLLFVVVVVTGAGLCAATVGFGLQVLGFVPFAVLANVVIVNNCVTALVLAPLLLAVLYPRVRRVRLLYADVMGPRPALAPARRALGVGLALAGVLVAFVGGNVAAAGALPPSLVAATPNLTLAAIVLPGLALAVAGLVLL; translated from the coding sequence ATGTGGCGCAACACGCGCATGGTCGTGCTGACGGCCATGTGCGCGTCGTTCTACGCCGCGGTGCTGATTCCGTTCATGGTCGTGCCGATCATTCCGGGCGTGACGCACTTCCGGCCGGCGAACGCGCTGCCGGTGGTGTGCTCGTTCCTCTTCGGTCCCGCGGCCGCGTGGGGCGCCGCGATCGGCAACCTGATCGGCGACTTCTTCGCGGGCCTCGGGCCGGGCGACCTCTTCGGCTTCGTCGGCAACTTCCTCTACGCGCTCGCCCCGTATCGTCTGTGGCGCGCCTGCACGACCGGCGACCCCGTACCGAAGACGCCGGGCGCGTGGCTGCTCTTCGTCGTCGTCGTCGTGACGGGCGCCGGCCTCTGCGCCGCGACCGTCGGCTTCGGGCTCCAGGTGCTCGGCTTCGTGCCGTTCGCGGTGCTCGCGAACGTCGTCATCGTGAACAACTGCGTGACGGCGCTCGTGCTGGCGCCGCTGCTCCTCGCGGTGCTGTACCCGCGCGTCCGCCGCGTCCGTCTCCTGTACGCCGACGTGATGGGACCGCGCCCCGCGCTCGCCCCCGCTCGGCGCGCGCTCGGGGTCGGGCTCGCGCTCGCGGGCGTGCTCGTCGCGTTCGTCGGCGGCAATGTCGCCGCCGCCGGCGCGCTGCCGCCGAGCCTCGTCGCGGCGACCCCGAACCTCACGCTCGCCGCGATCGTTCTCCCCGGTCTGGCGCTCGCCGTCGCGGGTCTCGTCCTCCTGTGA
- a CDS encoding CPBP family intramembrane metalloprotease translates to MSRTAFLRLEWLLSLALVAVSLAWAALRDLPLAAPLTPTPGRVIAGGLAGALLWTTIPLLLRAPSMRRVWHEVLRPFAGTLSVADVVVIAALSGTTEELFFRGVLLPETGVVASSLCFGALHALTPTYFAWATAVGAGMSALTLTADSLVVPIVAHATYNFGALLLLRRAATAPVAAETAATIASPHGIG, encoded by the coding sequence ATGTCGCGCACCGCGTTTCTCCGGCTCGAGTGGCTCCTGTCGCTCGCCCTCGTCGCGGTCTCGCTCGCCTGGGCCGCGCTGCGCGACCTGCCGCTGGCGGCGCCGCTCACCCCGACGCCCGGCCGTGTGATCGCGGGCGGGCTCGCCGGAGCGCTCTTGTGGACCACGATCCCGCTCCTGCTGCGCGCCCCGAGCATGCGACGCGTCTGGCACGAGGTGCTGCGCCCCTTCGCCGGGACGCTCTCGGTCGCCGACGTCGTCGTGATCGCGGCGCTCTCCGGCACGACCGAGGAGCTCTTCTTCCGCGGCGTGCTCCTGCCCGAAACCGGGGTCGTCGCCTCGAGCCTCTGCTTCGGCGCGCTGCACGCGCTCACCCCGACCTACTTCGCCTGGGCGACGGCCGTCGGCGCGGGCATGAGCGCGCTCACGCTCACCGCCGACTCGCTCGTCGTGCCGATCGTCGCGCACGCGACCTACAACTTCGGCGCGTTGCTCCTGCTGCGTCGGGCGGCGACGGCGCCGGTCGCCGCGGAAACGGCCGCGACGATTGCGTCCCCGCATGGCATCGGTTAG
- a CDS encoding energy-coupling factor ABC transporter ATP-binding protein: protein MSDAAGRAGGATLVVRDLTCRYADPPAQALAGVSLEAAPGELVAIMGASGAGKSTLLRCVNALVPSLAPAACAGAIRLGSRELLGAEVRELDGRVAMVFQDFEAQLFSTNVRLEVAFGPGQLGVAPEEIAARVERTLALVNLADCGGRDPSTLSGGQKQRLAIASILAMEPEVLLLDEPATDLDPIGRRELYAALEGVRGARLVLLAVEHEVDPVVRADRLILMKDGRVVASGPAAMLVHDVDLFLACGVRPHDLAVLGRRLGCVLPLEVDAAVAALRARGGPAAAAAARPRAAGATAGPAAAGPAPILEVRGLTRVYEGGTRALDGVGLTLGAGEFVALIGQNGSGKTTLAKHLNGLLQAEGGTVRLDGTDLRTLPLERVAREVGYVFQNPDHQLFAATVADEVAFGPRNFGLAGAALAARVDETLAAVGLTAERDEDPFLLRKGERQRLAVATVLAMAPRVLILDEPTTGLDYPQVRTMLELLARLRAAGTTIVVITHSPWVVVEYAERALLMRGGRLVFDGALDELLADEPLLRSAAFEAPPAARVARALGIPARTVDELACALGAGD, encoded by the coding sequence GTGAGCGACGCCGCCGGCCGCGCGGGCGGCGCGACGCTCGTCGTACGCGACCTCACGTGTCGCTACGCCGATCCGCCCGCGCAGGCGCTCGCCGGCGTCTCGCTCGAAGCCGCGCCCGGCGAGCTCGTCGCGATCATGGGCGCGAGCGGCGCCGGCAAGTCGACGCTGCTTCGCTGCGTCAACGCGCTCGTGCCGTCGCTCGCGCCGGCGGCGTGCGCCGGCGCGATCCGGCTCGGATCGCGCGAGCTGCTCGGCGCGGAGGTCCGGGAGCTCGATGGCCGCGTCGCGATGGTGTTCCAGGACTTCGAGGCCCAGCTCTTCTCGACCAACGTGCGCCTCGAGGTGGCGTTCGGGCCGGGGCAGCTCGGCGTCGCGCCGGAGGAGATCGCCGCGCGGGTCGAGCGCACGCTCGCGCTCGTGAACCTCGCGGACTGCGGCGGCCGCGACCCCTCGACGCTCTCCGGCGGCCAGAAGCAGCGGCTCGCGATCGCGAGCATCCTCGCGATGGAGCCCGAGGTGCTCCTCCTCGACGAGCCCGCGACCGACCTCGACCCGATCGGCCGCCGCGAGCTCTACGCCGCGCTCGAAGGCGTGCGCGGCGCGCGGCTCGTGCTGCTCGCGGTCGAGCACGAGGTCGACCCGGTCGTGCGCGCGGACCGGTTGATTCTCATGAAGGACGGCCGGGTGGTGGCGTCCGGACCGGCGGCGATGCTCGTCCACGACGTGGATCTCTTCCTCGCCTGCGGCGTCCGGCCGCACGACCTCGCGGTGCTCGGGCGCCGCCTCGGCTGCGTGCTGCCGCTCGAGGTCGATGCGGCGGTCGCGGCGCTGCGGGCGCGCGGCGGGCCCGCGGCGGCGGCCGCCGCGCGTCCGAGGGCGGCCGGCGCGACGGCGGGGCCGGCGGCGGCCGGCCCCGCGCCGATCCTCGAAGTTCGCGGGCTCACGCGCGTCTACGAGGGCGGCACGCGCGCGCTCGACGGCGTCGGCCTCACGCTCGGCGCGGGCGAGTTCGTGGCGCTCATCGGCCAGAACGGCTCCGGCAAGACGACGCTCGCGAAGCACCTGAACGGGCTTCTCCAGGCGGAGGGCGGTACGGTGCGACTCGATGGCACCGACCTCCGCACGCTGCCGCTCGAGCGCGTCGCGCGCGAGGTCGGTTACGTGTTCCAGAACCCCGATCATCAGTTGTTCGCGGCGACCGTCGCCGACGAGGTCGCGTTCGGGCCGCGCAACTTCGGGCTCGCGGGCGCCGCGCTCGCGGCGCGCGTCGACGAGACGCTCGCGGCCGTCGGGCTGACCGCGGAGCGCGACGAGGACCCGTTCCTGCTCCGCAAGGGCGAGCGCCAGCGCCTCGCGGTCGCGACGGTGCTCGCCATGGCGCCGCGCGTGCTGATCCTCGACGAGCCGACGACCGGCCTCGACTATCCGCAGGTGCGCACGATGCTGGAGCTGCTGGCCCGGCTGCGCGCCGCGGGCACCACGATCGTCGTCATCACGCACAGCCCGTGGGTCGTGGTCGAGTACGCGGAGCGCGCGCTCCTCATGCGCGGCGGCCGCCTCGTGTTCGACGGCGCCCTCGACGAGCTCCTCGCCGACGAACCGCTCCTGCGCTCGGCGGCGTTCGAGGCGCCGCCGGCGGCGCGGGTCGCGCGCGCGCTCGGCATTCCCGCGCGCACCGTCGACGAGCTCGCCTGCGCGCTCGGGGCGGGAGACTGA
- a CDS encoding outer membrane protein assembly factor BamD encodes MFFRRVAPALLVVALGMAACSAPPRLTADKYYSEGKAAFDDENYESAIRNYKDLLDQYPFDPHAEEAELTIAESHFKKGQYAEAIAAFNDFQRMHPMSPALPKVYYLLGKSFDKQMTTIDRDQQAADNAQGWYRVVVDRYPESDYAPKARRRMARCRESMAEHDRYVARFYFRQDNMRAGENRVKSILERFPDTVAATGALEDLAAAYERRGDEAAAAKVRAAVKERTDIYASMPETGPGSRAAGAVPAARTPVSDALLEELVASYGPSESGSAVVAAPALVDPVTGPKIPQGAGGDAGAYQPIGRGGGMGRY; translated from the coding sequence ATGTTTTTTCGTCGTGTCGCTCCGGCGCTCCTGGTCGTCGCGCTGGGGATGGCGGCGTGCAGCGCGCCCCCGCGCCTCACCGCCGACAAGTACTATTCCGAGGGCAAGGCCGCCTTCGATGACGAGAACTACGAAAGCGCGATCCGCAACTACAAGGATCTGCTGGACCAGTATCCCTTCGATCCCCACGCCGAAGAGGCGGAGCTCACGATCGCGGAGTCGCACTTCAAGAAGGGGCAGTACGCCGAGGCGATCGCCGCCTTCAACGACTTCCAGCGCATGCACCCGATGAGCCCGGCGCTGCCGAAGGTCTACTACCTGCTCGGCAAAAGCTTCGACAAGCAGATGACGACGATCGACCGCGATCAGCAAGCGGCCGACAACGCGCAGGGCTGGTATCGCGTCGTCGTCGACCGCTACCCGGAGAGCGACTACGCACCGAAGGCGCGACGCCGGATGGCGCGTTGCCGCGAGTCGATGGCCGAGCACGACCGCTACGTCGCCCGCTTCTACTTCAGGCAGGACAACATGCGGGCCGGCGAGAACCGGGTGAAGAGCATCCTCGAGAGGTTCCCCGACACCGTCGCCGCGACGGGCGCGCTGGAAGACCTGGCGGCGGCGTACGAGCGCCGCGGCGACGAGGCCGCCGCGGCAAAGGTGCGAGCGGCAGTGAAGGAGCGCACCGACATCTACGCGAGCATGCCTGAGACGGGTCCGGGCTCGCGCGCCGCGGGGGCCGTCCCGGCGGCGCGCACGCCGGTTTCCGACGCGCTGCTCGAGGAACTCGTGGCGAGCTACGGGCCGAGCGAGAGCGGCAGCGCGGTCGTCGCGGCGCCGGCGCTCGTCGACCCGGTCACGGGCCCGAAGATCCCGCAAGGCGCGGGCGGCGACGCGGGCGCGTATCAGCCGATCGGGCGCGGCGGTGGCATGGGCCGTTACTGA
- a CDS encoding HesA/MoeB/ThiF family protein, whose amino-acid sequence MTLPSQVGVLVIGAGALGCAAAEALAAAGIGRLTLVDHDRVERSNLHRQLLHRARDLGRSKVESARDALAARHPALATATAPVRFAADNAAALVRDHACAVDATDGVATKFLINDLVVGLGTPLVHAGIVRFQGQLMTILPGVSACYRCLFGAPPPEGSVPSCQEAGVLGSLAGTIGTLQAAEAIRIATGSEALLADRLLTYDALAGRFRHVKLRRNPACPACRHVRAPLAADAGTG is encoded by the coding sequence GTGACCCTGCCCTCCCAGGTCGGCGTGCTCGTGATCGGCGCCGGCGCGCTCGGCTGCGCCGCCGCCGAGGCTCTCGCGGCCGCCGGAATCGGCCGCCTCACCCTCGTCGACCACGACCGCGTCGAGCGCTCGAACCTGCACCGCCAACTGCTCCATCGCGCCCGCGACCTCGGCCGCTCGAAGGTCGAGTCGGCGCGCGACGCCCTGGCCGCGCGTCATCCCGCGCTCGCCACGGCGACCGCGCCGGTCCGCTTCGCCGCCGACAACGCCGCCGCGCTCGTCCGCGACCACGCGTGCGCCGTCGACGCGACCGACGGCGTCGCGACCAAGTTCCTGATCAACGATCTCGTGGTCGGGCTCGGAACGCCGCTCGTGCATGCCGGCATCGTACGGTTCCAGGGACAGCTGATGACGATCCTGCCGGGAGTCTCGGCGTGCTACCGCTGCCTCTTCGGGGCGCCGCCGCCCGAGGGGAGCGTCCCGTCGTGCCAGGAGGCGGGCGTGCTCGGCTCGCTCGCCGGGACGATCGGCACGCTCCAGGCGGCCGAGGCGATCCGGATCGCGACCGGGAGCGAAGCGCTCCTCGCCGACCGTCTGCTCACCTACGACGCCCTCGCCGGACGCTTCCGGCACGTGAAGCTCCGGCGCAATCCCGCCTGCCCGGCCTGCCGGCACGTCCGCGCCCCCTTGGCCGCGGACGCGGGCACCGGCTAG